The Raphanus sativus cultivar WK10039 chromosome 6, ASM80110v3, whole genome shotgun sequence sequence CTCGAGTCCCTCCTCTACTTGCCCAACACAATAACATATTGGCTGTTTTGTTCATATAAACAAACTTGTTAAACAACTCCTAGAAGATTTTcttcgaccaaaaaaaaaagctttcaCCAAGTTTTGTTACTAGAAACATTCTTACCTCAAAATTCCGTTAATTCTTTCTAGACTTTCCACGTCTTTAAAATCAAGAGATCCATCTCCTTCAGCATCATAGCTCGCATGAACACTATAAAACACATACACAAGCACTGCCAACCCCGAGAAGAACCCGAATCTGATATACGAAGGAGCATCCAGCGATCCAAGCAaaaatatgttcaaaaatatCGAAACGCAAGGAGTCCAAGGCATCAACGGTACTCCCCAAAACTCAGGAGTTCTAGCTTGAGGCACAACACAATGGAATATCTGCACAATGGCTATAGCCGCCACACCACAGGCTCCAAGCATGAACCATTTTGGTGAACTGGACGGTGCTAGTTTCCATATTAACGTGAAGACAATAGAGGTTATGGAGAATAGACAAAGGAAGGAGAGTGTTGGCCATGGTTTGGTGTATCCAACCGCTACGTAACGCCGGAATATAACAGCGTTTGCAACCATGTAAAAGACGAAGAGGGTTCCAATTGAAACTAGGTTTAAAAGAACGTTTAGGTCTGTAAAGAGTGCGAGCGCCGCCGTGAAGATTCCTGAAAAAACAATACAACATTAGCACTTGAACAGAAGGATATGCTAATCAAAGATCCATATTCTTGAATTAGCTCAATCAGTCATATTGGTATTTGATAAGGCAGATATATTCTAAGATGTATAAAGCTGATTTTGTAACAAAAACAATTTGATGATACTGGAGGAACTTGTTCCGTTAGTTTGGTGCTTAAgagtattttctttttctttttgcaaaaaTTAGAGTTTAGTTCCACGTTCAAGATCTATCCTTCCTTATGTGTTTATGTCCTAACAAAACTAGGCAACGTCTCAagaattctaaatttttaaaacaaaacactcTCTCATATAAGATGGGTTATAGTCTTTTAGACAGTCTAAAACATAAGTACATATGTggtttattaataattttcggtttataaaatatagtatcCAAGCTCTTTAGATTAGTAAAAtatgagagagagaaacaatgCTTACACAAACGAATATGCAAACAAAAGTAACTTGTGGGTCTAAAATAAATTCGCTACCACGACACGACTTCACCATTTCGAgaaagttataatttaaataatgaTTCACCAAAGATCTTACACAACAATAATTAGCCAATTTTTATATTAGTGGCCAGACCAATGACCTGACCTAAAGATGTCATGCGCATAAGTTTATGTAAAGTTACGAAACAGAGAGCTCGAAAAGGTCACATTAAAGGACAAAAAGGACTAAAGAGACCCAACAATATGTCACGATCAAGACCGTTGAAAAGATTGAACTTTTTGAACCTAGTTGATGAACACGAGCACTACATTTTGTCGGATTTTATGTTCTAAATCGAGAACCAACACCAAAACAATCACATAAGAGCATAAGACATGGCCTACATTAATATAGTCACACAGTCAAGAGAGGTACACGACTACAGCCACAATCACAAACAAAATTAGCtgggaaatatttttttaaaaagatttgattttttggttttgttttcttctttcgtACGCGTATATTGTATGTAATCACGTGGAAAGTGTTGATCTACGCATTGCACTCAAATCCAAAAAGATCatagaaacaaaaaacaagTGTTTTAAATTTGGGTCCCCACTCATTGTCTGTTTATCACTTGATGAAAATAAAACAGAGGAGAAACATAAACCGATCTTgacaaaaggaaaaatataaaaaagaaatctaaCGTAACGTTATATTAAATTTCACGGCATTTACGTTGTTTTTAAACCTTATTAGAtttgttaaatatttagtttaattaaaataaaagatttaaagaGTTTAAGACAAAACTTGTTTTAACTTACCAAGAAAAGCGGAAGCGTTGACTGGTGTGGATGTCTTGGGATGGACCTTAGCGAACCAAGCGGGGACCACTCTTGACCGTCCGATGACGCACATGTACCGAGCCTGCCCCAACATCGCCACCAACAACGACGTCAGTATCCCAAAACTTGCTCCAATCCCAACCACTTTCGTCACCCATTCCCAACCTTCCGATCTGCTAAACGCCGTCGCGTATGGTGCTTCAGTATCTATCTGCgtacacacacatacacatgATCATGGCCCTTGaaccaattaaaaattaatattttttatttttttttatcaacagaCCAGATCGTAAGGGAGGAGCATGGACATGGAGACAGCCATTAAGCAGTAAAGTACAATGACGATAGCGACCGAGCCGGATATTCCCATGGGGATGTCTTTGACCGGGTCTCTCACTTCTTCAGCCATTGTCGAAACGGCGTCGTATCCAATATAACTCAAGTAAACCATCGCCGCTCCGTTGAACACACCCGAAGCTCCGAAAGGGAAAAACCCGGACGGATTCTCCGGGTCAGCGGGTCGGGTTAAATTCTTCGCGTCCCCTTTCCAGAACCCCATCGCGATCACGAACACGATGAATGCAATGTGCAACGCCGTTAGCACCATGTTCACCTTCGAACTCTCCCTCGTGCTGTAGCAGGTGATGAACGTGACGGCGAGGACGACGAGAACGGCGACGGGATCGATTTCGTTGAATCCGTTTGGGAGTCCGGAGACGACGAATCTCCACTCGGAGGTGGATAGTCCGAAT is a genomic window containing:
- the LOC130496615 gene encoding cationic amino acid transporter 7, chloroplastic-like, giving the protein MEAHHRGDTSFSSLRVYLNSLSATPSRFSRRAISVSTSYDEMSRVRAVSGEQMSRTLRWYDLVGLGIGGMIGAGVFVTTGRASRLFAGPSIVVSYAIAGLCALLSAFCYTEFAVHLPVAGGAFSYIRITFGEFPAFITGANLIMDYVMSNAAVSRGFTAYLGSAFGLSTSEWRFVVSGLPNGFNEIDPVAVLVVLAVTFITCYSTRESSKVNMVLTALHIAFIVFVIAMGFWKGDAKNLTRPADPENPSGFFPFGASGVFNGAAMVYLSYIGYDAVSTMAEEVRDPVKDIPMGISGSVAIVIVLYCLMAVSMSMLLPYDLIDTEAPYATAFSRSEGWEWVTKVVGIGASFGILTSLLVAMLGQARYMCVIGRSRVVPAWFAKVHPKTSTPVNASAFLGIFTAALALFTDLNVLLNLVSIGTLFVFYMVANAVIFRRYVAVGYTKPWPTLSFLCLFSITSIVFTLIWKLAPSSSPKWFMLGACGVAAIAIVQIFHCVVPQARTPEFWGVPLMPWTPCVSIFLNIFLLGSLDAPSYIRFGFFSGLAVLVYVFYSVHASYDAEGDGSLDFKDVESLERINGILSQYVIVLGK